Below is a genomic region from Persicimonas caeni.
CCGGCCAAGGCGAGCTTGTAGCCGAACGAATCGTTGCGTCCGGCGTTCGACGCCTTGATATAGGCCTGCTGCGCCCAGCTCTGCCCGTCGCGGGTGTAGACGAAGACCGAGCCGGCGTCCTCGAGGTTGTTGTTGGAGGCGTCAGCGTCGACCCCGGTCGAGTCGCTGTCGTCCTGGCGCACACCGACGGCGATGGTGTCGCCGTCGATGGCCACGGAGGCGCCGTACCAGTCCTCGTGGCCCGCGTTCGCGGCCTTCAAATAGGTGCTCTGGGCCCACGCGCCCTGCGCGTCGCGCTCGAAGACGTAGGCCGCCCCGGAGTCGGGAGCTTCGTCGTTGGTCCCGTCGCCATCAATGGTGCGTGTCTTGCTGTCCTCTTTGAACGCGCCCACCACGATCGTGTCGCCGTCGATGTCCACGGCGTTGCCGAACTCGTCTTCGGTGCCGGCGTTGGAGGCCTGCAACATGGTGGTTTGGATCCAGTCGCCCTGGGCGTCGCGGTCGAAGACGTACGCCGCCCCGGTGGAGCTGGCCACGCCGGTCGCGCCCACTACGATCGTGGCGCCCGAGATGGCCACCGAGGTGCCGAACTTGTGTCCTTCGTCGTAATTGTCGGCGACGAGCGCCGCCTGCTGCGTCCACGTGGTGCCGTCGCGCTCGAAGACGTAGGCCATGCCCGAGCGGAAATTCGGGATCTCCGTGGCGGGCTCGTCCCAGAACGCCCCGACGACCAGCGTCTTGCCGTCGGCGCTCAGGTCGACGGCGTTGCCGAAGAAGTCTTGGGCGTAGGGGGAGTCGGCCTTGATATAGGCTTCTTGATAAGCCTCACAATCGACGCCCAGCACGGCGTAGCAATCATCGTCGGTGAAGCACTCGGTGTCGGGGCCAGTCGGGTCGTCGCCCGCTGCGTTGACCGTGCCGCTGTCGCACGCCACGCAGGCGCCGGCTTCCACGCGCTCGTTTTCGGCGCACAGGGCCGGACCGGTGTCTTCTGGACCGGTGTCTTCGCCGCCCGTATCGACTGCCCCGGTGTCCTCGGTGCCCGCGTCGTCGGCTGCGGCATCTTCGCTGCCCGTATCTTCGGCCCCCGTATCGTTCGAACCGGTATCTTCGGCGCCGGCGTCCGAGCCGCCGGTGTCGGCGAGCGTGTTGTTGGTTTGCTTCTTGTCGTCGTCGTCACCTCCACAGCCGACGACCGGGGCGGCCGCCAGGGTCAACGCAGCGACGAGGGTGATCGGACGGATTGCACTCCTAAACTTCATTTCATTCTCCGAATGTAAACGAGTCCCACAACATGATTCGTATTGAAAATGATGTGACCACATCGGGGGCACGCATCGGAATAGTCATTTCGTCTACCGAGACAAAACAATGGAATTGCCAACACTTACACACCTCGCAAAAAGCCCTCACCGGCATCAACCAGTGAGGGCTTTGGGCGTGGCCGAGCTAAGAACTGCCTCGCGAGGAGTGTGAGCACGAGACGTTCGAGCAGGGCTGGCCAACTTGAACTCGCAGTTTACAGGTTGCTCGTCTCCAGACGCTGCTGCCAGCCGAACAGGGCCTTGCCGCTGGTCGAGTTGAAGTACTGGCAATACAGGTAGCGGCCCTTGGGGAAGTCCTTATCCTCGTAGTCCGTCTCCTGGT
It encodes:
- a CDS encoding integrin, whose translation is MKFRSAIRPITLVAALTLAAAPVVGCGGDDDDKKQTNNTLADTGGSDAGAEDTGSNDTGAEDTGSEDAAADDAGTEDTGAVDTGGEDTGPEDTGPALCAENERVEAGACVACDSGTVNAAGDDPTGPDTECFTDDDCYAVLGVDCEAYQEAYIKADSPYAQDFFGNAVDLSADGKTLVVGAFWDEPATEIPNFRSGMAYVFERDGTTWTQQAALVADNYDEGHKFGTSVAISGATIVVGATGVASSTGAAYVFDRDAQGDWIQTTMLQASNAGTEDEFGNAVDIDGDTIVVGAFKEDSKTRTIDGDGTNDEAPDSGAAYVFERDAQGAWAQSTYLKAANAGHEDWYGASVAIDGDTIAVGVRQDDSDSTGVDADASNNNLEDAGSVFVYTRDGQSWAQQAYIKASNAGRNDSFGYKLALAGDTLAVSAPGEKSGDSGVGADQNLDDLRTGAVYVFTRAGTSWSQQVYIKAPNNVSSYNPVFGQSIDLSASGDTLAVGAVLEGSDAAGLNGNMTNFQQSHTDSGAAYTFTRNAGTWTHDLYIKAPNSYGLQRFGQSLAISADADRLVVGAHHESGGSGGINGDMTDTSAGKAGAVYMQRIAR